A DNA window from Paenibacillus sp. HWE-109 contains the following coding sequences:
- a CDS encoding glycosyltransferase family 2 protein, protein MKRLTVFTPTYNRAYCLGQCYESLKRQTSKDFIWLIIDDGSADDTRELVAGWIAENEIQIRYHQQENQGMHGAHNTAYQLINTELNVCIDSDDYMPDEAVANILAFWAQHGSEKVSGIVGLDAYTDGRLIGTKLPEDRKTSTLFELYSKYGVTGDKKLVYRTELTRDYPYPIFENEKYVGLAYKYYMLDQQYELLLMNHVLCHVEYLPDGSSMNMLKQYRKNPRGFAFYRKELMKLPFASLLFKFRQSIHYVSSSLTSRNRSFMKETPAKWLTFLAIPPGIFLYWYMIRKTRTS, encoded by the coding sequence GTGAAGCGGTTGACAGTGTTTACGCCGACGTACAATAGAGCCTATTGTCTGGGGCAATGTTACGAGAGTTTGAAACGACAGACGTCCAAGGACTTCATATGGCTCATTATTGATGACGGATCAGCGGATGATACGCGCGAGTTGGTGGCAGGCTGGATAGCCGAGAATGAGATCCAAATCCGTTATCATCAGCAAGAGAATCAAGGGATGCACGGAGCTCATAATACGGCATATCAACTAATCAATACGGAATTGAATGTATGCATTGATTCCGACGACTATATGCCGGATGAGGCTGTTGCCAACATTCTTGCGTTCTGGGCACAACATGGAAGCGAGAAGGTAAGCGGAATCGTCGGGCTGGATGCCTACACAGACGGTCGATTGATTGGCACGAAGCTGCCGGAAGATCGCAAGACTTCTACGCTGTTCGAATTGTACAGCAAATATGGTGTTACTGGAGATAAGAAACTTGTCTATCGAACGGAACTGACGCGGGATTATCCCTACCCCATTTTTGAAAATGAGAAATATGTAGGCTTAGCCTATAAGTACTATATGTTGGATCAGCAATATGAATTGCTGCTGATGAATCATGTGCTTTGCCATGTAGAGTATTTGCCAGACGGCTCCTCCATGAACATGCTCAAGCAGTATCGCAAGAATCCAAGAGGGTTTGCTTTTTACCGCAAAGAGCTGATGAAACTCCCCTTCGCAAGCTTGTTGTTTAAATTCCGGCAATCGATTCATTATGTATCCAGCAGCTTAACGTCGAGGAATCGCAGCTTCATGAAGGAAACGCCGGCCAAATGGCTGACCTTTCTGGCGATTCCCCCGGGCATCTTCCTCTATTGGTACATGATTAGAAAAACAAGAACCTCTTAA
- the galE gene encoding UDP-glucose 4-epimerase GalE has product MSILVTGGAGYIGSHTCLELLSAGYDIVVVDNLANSSLEAIRRMKALTGQEFPFYQTDLLDRQGMETIFEQNQIDAVIHLAGLKSVGESVQQPLSYYHTNMTGTLVLLQLMQVHRVKRIVFSSSATVYGTTESVPLAEDAPLGATNAYGRTKLMIEEMMTDLHASDTEWSIALLRYFNPVGAHSSGRLGEDPNGKPNNLMPFITQVAVGRLKELQIYGNDYATPDGTGVRDYIHVVDLARGHLNALEKVMAGSGIEAYNLGTGRGYSVKEIITAFEKATGISIPHTFTNRRKGDIGICYSDPSKAERELGWVAQKGIEDMCQDAWRWQASNPYGYQKDVYQYQV; this is encoded by the coding sequence ATGTCAATCCTTGTAACTGGCGGTGCCGGCTATATCGGAAGTCACACGTGTTTGGAACTGTTGAGTGCCGGCTACGACATCGTGGTTGTCGACAATCTTGCGAACAGCAGCTTGGAAGCCATCAGACGTATGAAGGCATTAACAGGCCAAGAATTCCCGTTTTATCAGACCGATCTCTTAGACAGACAAGGAATGGAAACGATTTTCGAACAGAATCAGATTGATGCTGTCATTCATCTTGCAGGTTTGAAGTCAGTAGGGGAATCGGTGCAGCAGCCTTTAAGTTATTACCACACCAATATGACAGGCACCCTCGTACTCCTTCAGCTTATGCAAGTGCACAGGGTGAAACGTATTGTCTTCAGTTCATCAGCGACCGTATACGGAACGACAGAAAGCGTGCCGCTTGCTGAGGATGCGCCGCTTGGGGCAACGAATGCGTATGGACGAACGAAATTGATGATCGAAGAAATGATGACGGATCTGCATGCATCCGATACGGAATGGAGTATTGCGCTGCTGCGCTATTTCAATCCAGTCGGAGCTCATAGCAGCGGACGTCTTGGCGAAGATCCGAACGGCAAGCCGAACAACCTGATGCCATTTATTACACAAGTAGCGGTAGGTCGATTGAAAGAGCTGCAGATTTATGGAAACGACTATGCAACGCCAGATGGCACGGGTGTCAGAGACTATATCCATGTCGTGGATTTGGCGCGAGGGCATCTGAATGCCCTGGAGAAAGTTATGGCAGGATCAGGCATAGAGGCCTATAACCTAGGGACTGGGCGCGGCTACAGTGTGAAAGAAATTATCACTGCATTCGAGAAAGCAACCGGTATATCCATTCCTCATACCTTTACGAATCGAAGAAAGGGTGATATCGGGATATGCTACTCAGACCCTTCCAAGGCAGAAAGGGAGCTCGGATGGGTCGCTCAGAAGGGGATTGAAGATATGTGTCAAGATGCTTGGCGCTGGCAAGCGAGCAATCCTTATGGTTATCAGAAAGATGTTTATCAATATCAAGTTTAA
- a CDS encoding polysaccharide biosynthesis protein → MSYRQRLSLLIAIDSVIVLTSIFVSHFLLSADFHLVSLPLVVSSITLLLSHHLFSLIYKLYKKAWEHASITELLIIFKAITFSIITVAFVQQIIVHDIYFRLLAVTWMLHSLLIGGSRFGWRLILSTYINKSANKKRTLIVGAGSAGTMVVRQLIKSIDAELVPVAFIDDNVNIHSLDILGIPVKGGIEMIEQTVKDLNIDHIIIAIPSLGKKELNTIFQECTKTKARTQTLPMLEDLVSGKLSVNHFMDVQVEDLLGRQPIELDIESISEYIANRVVLVTGAGGSIGSEICRQVTKFNPQKLILLGHGENSIYSIEMELKDTYGRTEVEFMTEIADVQDVKKMMSIMNKYRPSVVYHAAAHKHVPLMERNPEEAFKNNVIGTMNVAMAASQYEVDTFVMISTDKAVNPTSVMGATKRMAEMIIQDMDKTSKTKFVAVRFGNVLGSRGSVIPRFKQQIVKGGPVSVTHPDMIRYFMTIPEASRLVIQAGALARGGEIFVLDMGEPVKIVDLAKNLIKLSGNSLEDIGIEFTGMRPGEKLYEELLKADEVDGKQVFPKIYIGKTANLYMEEIKEIISIYTTLDKESLRTQLLDLANSKVIPIPKKLVSIG, encoded by the coding sequence CTGTCATATCGTCAACGGTTATCGCTGCTCATCGCCATAGACTCCGTTATCGTGTTAACTTCGATTTTTGTTAGTCACTTTTTGTTAAGCGCTGATTTCCACTTAGTGTCGCTTCCTCTGGTTGTAAGCTCAATTACGCTGCTGCTAAGTCATCATCTCTTCTCGTTGATCTATAAGCTCTATAAAAAGGCATGGGAACATGCCAGTATAACGGAGCTGTTGATCATTTTCAAAGCGATCACGTTTTCAATCATAACCGTCGCTTTCGTGCAGCAAATAATTGTACATGACATTTACTTTCGGCTGCTGGCAGTGACCTGGATGCTGCATTCGCTGCTGATCGGCGGGTCGCGTTTCGGCTGGAGACTTATTTTGAGTACCTACATTAATAAATCTGCAAATAAGAAAAGAACGTTGATTGTTGGTGCGGGTTCGGCAGGGACGATGGTGGTCAGACAGTTAATTAAAAGCATTGATGCTGAACTCGTACCTGTTGCTTTTATTGATGACAATGTGAATATACATAGCCTCGACATTCTAGGCATTCCTGTCAAGGGAGGGATCGAGATGATCGAGCAAACGGTAAAAGATCTGAATATCGATCACATTATTATCGCGATTCCTTCTCTGGGCAAAAAGGAATTAAACACGATTTTCCAAGAGTGTACGAAGACCAAAGCGCGAACACAAACGCTTCCGATGCTGGAGGACCTTGTATCAGGCAAGCTTTCTGTCAATCACTTCATGGATGTACAGGTGGAGGATTTGCTCGGACGTCAACCGATTGAGCTGGATATCGAGAGCATCTCGGAGTATATCGCCAATCGCGTTGTGCTGGTGACCGGGGCAGGCGGGTCGATTGGTTCTGAAATTTGTCGGCAGGTGACGAAGTTTAATCCTCAGAAGTTGATTCTTCTAGGCCACGGTGAGAATAGTATTTATAGCATAGAAATGGAATTAAAGGATACATACGGACGGACAGAAGTCGAATTTATGACAGAAATCGCGGATGTGCAGGATGTCAAGAAAATGATGTCGATTATGAATAAATATCGGCCGAGTGTCGTCTATCATGCCGCTGCCCATAAGCATGTGCCGCTGATGGAGCGCAATCCCGAAGAGGCTTTTAAGAACAATGTCATAGGCACAATGAATGTGGCGATGGCTGCAAGTCAGTATGAGGTAGATACATTCGTCATGATATCGACGGATAAAGCGGTCAATCCGACTAGTGTAATGGGCGCTACGAAAAGAATGGCAGAAATGATTATCCAAGACATGGATAAAACAAGCAAGACGAAGTTCGTGGCTGTACGTTTCGGCAATGTACTGGGCAGTCGTGGCAGCGTGATACCTCGGTTCAAGCAGCAAATTGTCAAGGGCGGTCCTGTTTCCGTGACGCACCCCGATATGATTCGTTACTTTATGACGATTCCTGAAGCTTCCCGCCTCGTTATACAAGCTGGCGCGCTAGCAAGAGGAGGAGAAATTTTCGTGCTCGACATGGGAGAACCTGTGAAGATTGTTGATCTGGCTAAGAACTTAATCAAGCTTTCCGGGAATTCCTTAGAGGATATAGGTATCGAATTTACGGGTATGCGGCCGGGAGAAAAGCTGTATGAAGAGCTGTTAAAAGCTGATGAAGTGGATGGAAAGCAAGTGTTTCCGAAAATTTATATTGGCAAAACAGCAAATCTCTACATGGAAGAGATCAAAGAAATTATTTCGATCTATACCACATTGGATAAAGAAAGCTTGCGAACACAGTTGCTGGATTTAGCCAATAGCAAGGTCATTCCGATTCCGAAAAAACTAGTCTCGATTGGCTAA
- the galU gene encoding UTP--glucose-1-phosphate uridylyltransferase GalU: MKVRKAIIPAAGLGTRFLPATKAMPKEMLPIVDKPTIQFIVEEAIESGIEDILIVTGKGKRAIEDHFDNCFELEQNLFEKQKFELLTEVQKSSRVEIHYIRQKEPRGLGHAIWCARKFIGNEPFAVLLGDDIVRAEQPCLEQMMLQYEKLEASIIGVQHVPLQEVSRYGIVDGHEINKRLFSVNHVVEKPKREEAPSNLAIMGRYILTPRIFDILSHQGPGSGGEIQLTDAIAELNRLESVYAYEFEGQRFDVGEKLGFIQTSIDYALQREDLKYDLLKYLASIVEKELIK; encoded by the coding sequence ATGAAAGTAAGAAAAGCGATTATTCCCGCAGCGGGTCTGGGGACACGATTCTTGCCGGCGACCAAGGCAATGCCCAAAGAAATGCTGCCTATTGTCGACAAGCCTACGATTCAATTCATTGTAGAAGAAGCCATTGAGTCTGGCATCGAAGATATTCTTATCGTCACTGGCAAAGGGAAGAGGGCCATCGAGGATCACTTCGATAATTGCTTTGAACTGGAGCAGAATCTGTTTGAGAAACAGAAATTCGAATTGCTAACGGAAGTTCAGAAGTCTTCCCGTGTAGAGATTCATTATATCCGTCAGAAGGAACCGAGAGGTCTTGGACATGCCATTTGGTGCGCGCGCAAGTTTATCGGCAACGAACCCTTCGCAGTACTCCTGGGTGACGACATTGTTCGGGCAGAACAGCCTTGCCTGGAGCAAATGATGCTGCAATACGAGAAGCTCGAAGCTTCTATCATTGGTGTGCAGCATGTGCCGCTTCAAGAAGTGTCGCGATATGGCATTGTAGACGGTCACGAAATAAACAAGCGGTTGTTCAGTGTCAACCACGTAGTGGAGAAGCCGAAACGGGAGGAAGCTCCTTCGAATCTGGCGATCATGGGCCGGTATATTCTAACACCAAGAATTTTCGATATTTTAAGCCATCAAGGGCCGGGTTCCGGTGGTGAGATCCAACTGACAGATGCGATTGCGGAGCTGAATCGGCTTGAATCTGTCTATGCATATGAATTTGAAGGCCAGCGATTCGATGTGGGGGAGAAGTTAGGTTTTATCCAAACTTCCATCGATTATGCGCTGCAGCGGGAAGATCTGAAATATGATCTGCTCAAATACCTTGCCTCTATTGTAGAGAAGGAATTAATTAAGTAG
- a CDS encoding glycosyltransferase family 1 protein: protein MGNPIRILHVVVNMNRGGAETLLMNLYRNVDRTKVQFDFLTCKTGAFDAEIQEMGGTIHRIPYVSDIGHKGYIQALDDFFAAHPDYKIVHAHMDKMSGFVLRAAKKAGTPIRIAHSHNTSSEGGVAAKAYKWFAGTFIRSCATHFVACSRKAAQWLFTNQEKKALILKNGIESDKFAFSPLVRDQVRRELKLPADAYVVGHVGRFAQQKNHAFLIDIFAQLNREKPETLLVLAGDGPLRALIEKRVKALSLQDKVRFLGVRTDITRLLQAFDMFAFPSLHEGLPVTLIEAQGAGLPCLISDRITQEVDMDIHLVERLSLGDKKEWVDRMKQLIAGTFPRQIPASSLSSKGYDIKSTAAWTEGFYLGISG from the coding sequence GTGGGCAATCCAATAAGAATTCTACACGTAGTTGTGAATATGAACCGCGGAGGAGCCGAAACCCTCCTGATGAATTTGTATCGGAATGTGGACCGTACGAAGGTTCAGTTTGATTTCCTAACCTGCAAGACAGGCGCCTTCGATGCGGAGATTCAGGAGATGGGAGGAACGATCCACCGCATTCCCTATGTCTCGGATATTGGTCATAAAGGGTATATTCAAGCGTTGGATGACTTCTTCGCTGCCCATCCCGACTATAAGATCGTTCATGCCCATATGGATAAAATGAGTGGATTCGTGCTGCGCGCAGCGAAGAAAGCCGGAACACCGATTCGGATTGCACACAGTCACAATACGAGCAGTGAGGGCGGAGTTGCAGCGAAGGCTTACAAATGGTTCGCGGGAACATTCATCAGATCCTGCGCGACTCATTTTGTAGCATGCTCACGGAAAGCAGCCCAATGGTTATTTACCAATCAAGAGAAGAAAGCGCTCATTCTCAAGAATGGCATAGAAAGTGATAAATTTGCTTTCTCGCCTCTGGTAAGAGACCAGGTCAGAAGAGAGTTGAAACTGCCAGCAGATGCCTATGTCGTTGGACATGTCGGAAGATTCGCTCAGCAGAAGAATCATGCTTTCCTGATCGATATTTTTGCCCAATTGAATCGCGAGAAGCCAGAAACGCTATTGGTTTTAGCAGGTGACGGACCGCTAAGAGCGCTTATTGAGAAGCGAGTTAAAGCACTGAGTTTGCAAGACAAGGTTAGATTTCTAGGCGTACGAACGGATATTACGCGGCTGCTGCAAGCCTTCGATATGTTTGCTTTCCCTTCCTTGCACGAAGGGCTTCCGGTGACGCTCATTGAGGCGCAAGGCGCAGGGCTTCCTTGCCTGATATCGGATCGAATTACGCAAGAAGTGGATATGGACATTCATTTGGTAGAACGCTTGTCGCTGGGAGACAAAAAGGAGTGGGTAGACCGAATGAAGCAGCTCATTGCCGGAACATTCCCCCGCCAGATACCCGCTTCCTCCTTATCCAGCAAGGGATACGATATTAAGAGTACAGCAGCGTGGACCGAAGGTTTTTATTTAGGCATATCGGGGTGA
- a CDS encoding glycosyltransferase family 4 protein, whose translation MRKKVLFCATVDYHFKAFHIPYMRWFQEQGWEVHVAAKGSMELPYVDKKYNLPIQRSPFKLMNLKAYAQLKSIIKEQEFDIIHCHTPMGGVLARLTARAARKKGTRVIYTAHGFHFCQGSSLASWLVYYPLEKILSYFTDCLITINEEDYRLAVSRKFRAQHVEYVRGVGVDTERFKPVGEVDKRELKRSYGFQPDDILLFYAAEFNSNKNQQMLIRALSLIKAAAPSVKLLLAGEGTLKEQCQELADQLDVAGNVSFLGYRNDIDQLLPMCDIAVASSQREGLPVNIMEAMACGLPIIASRNRGHHELVHEEQNGYLVTPNDHEAMAEKMKLLVHNKELSVQMGLQGRELVEQRYAIQQILAEKSRIYALFMDEKVDVMWAIQ comes from the coding sequence ATGCGGAAGAAAGTACTGTTTTGTGCGACGGTTGATTATCACTTCAAAGCCTTTCATATTCCCTATATGAGATGGTTTCAAGAGCAGGGCTGGGAAGTCCATGTTGCTGCTAAAGGAAGTATGGAGCTTCCTTATGTAGATAAGAAGTATAATCTTCCGATACAGCGATCACCTTTTAAGTTAATGAACTTGAAGGCGTATGCCCAGCTTAAATCCATTATCAAGGAGCAAGAATTCGACATCATTCATTGCCACACGCCGATGGGTGGCGTATTAGCCCGATTGACAGCTCGGGCAGCGAGGAAGAAGGGGACAAGGGTCATCTATACGGCCCATGGTTTTCACTTTTGCCAAGGCTCCTCTCTGGCGAGTTGGTTGGTGTATTATCCATTGGAGAAAATTCTTTCTTATTTCACGGATTGCTTGATTACCATTAATGAGGAAGATTACCGATTGGCTGTTTCTCGGAAATTCCGCGCTCAGCACGTAGAGTATGTACGTGGCGTGGGTGTTGATACAGAACGTTTTAAACCTGTGGGTGAGGTGGATAAACGGGAACTGAAACGGTCTTATGGATTTCAGCCAGATGATATTCTGCTCTTCTATGCGGCTGAATTCAACTCGAATAAGAATCAACAGATGCTAATACGAGCGCTCTCCCTCATCAAAGCTGCTGCTCCTAGCGTCAAACTTTTGCTTGCTGGCGAAGGCACATTGAAAGAACAATGCCAGGAACTCGCTGATCAGCTGGATGTTGCCGGGAACGTCTCTTTCCTGGGATATCGCAATGACATTGATCAGTTATTGCCGATGTGTGATATTGCGGTAGCCTCAAGCCAACGTGAGGGGTTGCCGGTGAATATAATGGAAGCTATGGCCTGTGGACTTCCGATTATTGCCAGTAGAAACCGGGGCCATCATGAGCTGGTTCACGAAGAGCAGAATGGTTATCTGGTAACGCCTAACGATCATGAGGCGATGGCAGAGAAGATGAAGCTGCTTGTGCATAACAAGGAGTTAAGTGTTCAAATGGGCTTGCAAGGCCGCGAATTAGTGGAACAGCGGTATGCAATCCAGCAGATTTTGGCAGAGAAGAGCAGGATATACGCTCTATTCATGGACGAAAAGGTGGATGTCATGTGGGCAATCCAATAA
- a CDS encoding EpsG family protein has product MAIIWVNLIVVYIASFLSRQLAKPVTIGSGLSVMKPNKWLAAIVMATFVLIAGLRNNIGDTFFYMYAYKLNAFTWDQVKAEKDIGFGVLQMILKAYTDNPQLLIFLTALVTNVLIVYVLYKYSKLFEVSIYVYITSGLYIVSMNGVRQFLASAIVFAATKYLFAGSWQKYFLVVAFASTFHESALILIPIYFVVRRKAWTSSTFVLFVLAIVLILGYNVLSDAIFSAIADSHYSEYKNFQEGGASVIRVAVGAVPLIFAYLGRHKLREMFPQSDYIVNMSLLNFVIMAVATQNWIFARFTIYFGLYNVLLISWVISLFVKRQQKLIYYAILGFYAVYFYYENVITLNIIYKSDYLKLW; this is encoded by the coding sequence ATGGCTATCATATGGGTTAATCTGATTGTCGTCTACATCGCCTCCTTCCTTTCCCGCCAACTGGCCAAACCAGTGACGATCGGCTCTGGCCTCTCTGTGATGAAGCCTAATAAATGGTTGGCCGCCATTGTGATGGCAACCTTCGTTCTCATAGCTGGACTGCGCAACAACATTGGGGATACGTTCTTTTACATGTATGCCTACAAGCTCAATGCATTTACCTGGGATCAAGTGAAAGCTGAGAAAGATATCGGCTTTGGTGTCTTGCAAATGATCTTGAAAGCCTATACGGATAATCCGCAATTGTTAATATTTCTAACGGCATTAGTAACGAATGTACTGATCGTTTACGTGTTATACAAGTATTCCAAATTATTCGAAGTTAGCATTTATGTTTACATCACTTCAGGTCTGTACATTGTATCCATGAACGGGGTGCGCCAGTTCTTGGCATCCGCCATTGTGTTTGCCGCTACGAAATACTTATTTGCGGGAAGCTGGCAGAAGTATTTCCTCGTTGTCGCTTTTGCTTCAACCTTTCACGAGAGTGCTTTAATTCTCATTCCGATCTATTTTGTGGTGAGAAGGAAGGCTTGGACATCCTCGACATTCGTTCTTTTCGTTCTGGCGATCGTGCTGATTTTGGGATATAACGTTTTGTCGGATGCGATCTTCTCGGCCATTGCAGATTCCCATTACAGCGAATACAAGAATTTTCAGGAAGGCGGAGCTAGCGTCATTCGCGTAGCTGTTGGGGCTGTCCCACTGATTTTTGCTTATCTGGGCAGACACAAGTTGAGAGAAATGTTCCCGCAAAGTGATTACATAGTCAACATGTCATTGCTGAATTTTGTGATCATGGCTGTTGCCACACAGAACTGGATATTTGCCAGATTCACAATTTACTTCGGCCTATACAACGTTCTCTTGATTTCATGGGTCATAAGTTTATTTGTAAAAAGACAGCAGAAGCTGATTTACTACGCAATTCTAGGTTTCTATGCCGTTTATTTCTATTACGAGAATGTGATTACGCTAAATATTATTTATAAAAGTGATTACTTGAAATTATGGTAA